The following proteins are encoded in a genomic region of Mycolicibacterium rutilum:
- a CDS encoding MCE family protein has product MKTFSERNVIVIGAIGVLLTAAIVAGALNYNKLPFVSSGKSYSAYFDEAGGLTTGAPVRVSGAPAGQVQSITLDGQWVLVTFTVADGIRLGDRTEASIKTTSVLGNKVLDLTTRGAGTLAGTIPVERTTSPYQLPDAIGDLTTTISGLDTGQLSASLAVLSQTLQDTPDDLRFAVAGIARFSETLNQRDAQLRDLLAHAAKATTVLGERSNDIVRLISDTNAVLAQLRTQSAALDEISTSISAVSRQLAGFIAENKTTLKPALEKLNGVLAILDNRKAQIQESIKGLAAYAMQFGETIAAGPFFNAYLANLVPGQFIQPFVDAAFSDLGLDPNVLLPSERTDPQVGQPGTPALPIPYPRTGQGGDPKLTLPDAITGNPGDPRYPYRESVPAPPPGGPPPGPPAPPPPDQQAPQPPTPSPVVVPAPDEVAPGPTDSSIPQGRR; this is encoded by the coding sequence ATGAAGACCTTCAGCGAGCGCAACGTCATTGTCATCGGCGCCATCGGTGTCCTTCTCACCGCGGCTATCGTCGCTGGTGCGCTCAACTACAACAAGCTGCCGTTCGTTTCCTCCGGCAAGAGCTATTCGGCGTATTTCGACGAGGCCGGCGGACTGACCACCGGCGCCCCGGTGCGGGTGTCGGGGGCTCCCGCCGGCCAAGTGCAGAGCATCACCCTCGACGGGCAGTGGGTACTGGTCACGTTCACGGTAGCCGACGGCATCCGGCTGGGCGACCGTACCGAGGCGTCGATCAAGACGACCAGTGTGCTGGGCAATAAGGTCCTCGACCTCACGACCCGCGGCGCCGGGACGCTTGCGGGCACAATCCCCGTCGAGCGGACCACCTCGCCTTATCAGCTGCCGGACGCTATCGGAGACCTCACGACCACCATCAGCGGACTCGACACCGGCCAGCTGTCCGCCTCGCTGGCAGTGCTGTCCCAGACCCTCCAAGACACCCCCGACGATCTGCGGTTCGCCGTCGCCGGGATCGCCCGCTTCTCGGAAACCCTCAACCAGCGCGACGCCCAGCTGCGCGACTTACTGGCCCATGCCGCCAAGGCGACGACCGTCCTGGGCGAACGCAGCAACGACATCGTGCGGCTGATCTCCGACACCAACGCGGTGTTGGCGCAGCTGCGCACCCAAAGCGCAGCGCTCGACGAGATCTCGACCAGCATCTCCGCGGTAAGTCGCCAACTCGCGGGCTTCATCGCCGAGAACAAGACAACACTCAAACCCGCCCTCGAGAAACTAAACGGGGTTCTCGCGATCCTCGACAACCGGAAAGCTCAGATCCAAGAATCCATCAAGGGTCTGGCCGCCTACGCGATGCAGTTCGGCGAGACTATCGCAGCCGGCCCCTTCTTCAACGCCTACCTCGCCAACCTCGTGCCCGGACAGTTCATCCAACCGTTCGTCGATGCGGCGTTCTCCGATCTCGGTCTGGATCCCAACGTGCTCTTACCTTCTGAGCGCACCGACCCTCAGGTGGGCCAGCCCGGCACCCCGGCGCTGCCGATTCCGTATCCGAGGACCGGCCAAGGGGGCGACCCCAAACTGACTCTGCCCGACGCGATCACCGGAAACCCGGGTGATCCCCGCTACCCGTATCGCGAATCGGTACCGGCCCCTCCGCCAGGTGGTCCCCCACCAGGTCCGCCGGCACCGCCACCACCCGATCAGCAGGCCCCGCAGCCGCCGACCCCAAGCCCGGTCGTCGTGCCGGCGCCCGACGAAGTCGCGCCGGGACCAACAGATTCCTCGATCCCCCAAGGCAGACGATGA
- a CDS encoding MCE family protein, producing the protein MTGKRFARAAAVIMIALTVAGLSGCGFRGLNSFRLPGTQGQGQGSYTIQAEMPDVETLQPNSRVRVGDVNVGTVTKIERRGWHALLTLALNGDVDLPANSTVSLGQTSLLGSLHIELAPPTDVRPAGKLRAGSLIPLTSAGAYPSTEQTLASVSLLLNGGGVGQVQDITTALTSALGGREADFRSLLTQLDTFTANVNGQIGDIIAATDSLNNLVAQFAAQKPIIDKALETIPDALAVINAERDQLVEAVDQLGKFSALAADTVNQSQESLIQILNDMGPVLESLANAGPALTRSLNLFTTIPFVKDNLTKWWRGDYANITTIVDLTLSRIDAGLFTGTRFEGHLTELELQWGRTIGQLPSPYTARNPLIVPYRLDQGP; encoded by the coding sequence ATGACGGGGAAGCGCTTCGCTCGCGCCGCCGCGGTGATCATGATCGCGCTGACCGTCGCCGGGCTGTCGGGATGCGGCTTTCGCGGGTTGAACTCCTTTCGGCTGCCCGGGACGCAAGGCCAAGGGCAGGGCTCCTACACGATTCAGGCCGAAATGCCCGATGTCGAAACCCTTCAGCCGAACTCACGTGTCCGCGTGGGCGACGTCAATGTGGGCACCGTCACGAAGATCGAGCGTCGAGGCTGGCATGCGCTGCTCACACTCGCACTCAACGGCGACGTCGACCTTCCCGCCAACTCGACCGTGTCGTTGGGTCAAACCAGCCTGCTGGGCTCACTGCACATCGAGTTGGCACCCCCCACCGATGTTCGTCCCGCGGGAAAACTCCGGGCCGGTTCACTGATCCCGTTGACCTCAGCTGGGGCTTACCCGTCTACCGAACAGACCCTGGCGTCGGTATCCCTCCTGCTCAACGGTGGCGGAGTGGGGCAAGTACAGGACATCACCACCGCCCTCACGTCTGCGCTGGGAGGCCGCGAAGCCGACTTCCGCAGCCTGCTTACACAATTGGACACCTTCACCGCGAACGTCAACGGTCAAATCGGCGACATCATCGCGGCCACAGACAGCCTCAACAATCTGGTCGCCCAGTTCGCGGCGCAAAAGCCGATCATCGACAAGGCCCTGGAAACAATCCCCGACGCGCTGGCGGTTATCAACGCCGAACGCGATCAGCTGGTGGAGGCGGTCGACCAGCTCGGCAAATTCAGCGCGCTGGCCGCCGACACGGTCAACCAGTCCCAAGAGTCGTTGATCCAGATCCTGAACGACATGGGACCGGTACTGGAATCACTGGCTAACGCCGGCCCGGCGCTGACCCGGTCCCTGAACCTGTTCACCACGATTCCGTTCGTGAAAGACAACCTGACCAAGTGGTGGCGCGGTGACTACGCCAACATCACCACGATCGTGGACCTGACTTTGAGTCGTATCGACGCGGGGCTGTTCACCGGTACCCGGTTCGAAGGGCACCTCACCGAACTGGAATTGCAGTGGGGCCGCACGATCGGACAACTGCCCAGCCCCTACACCGCGCGAAACCCGTTGATCGTCCCCTACCGGCTGGATCAAGGACCGTAA
- a CDS encoding Mce protein, producing MSMHTADDPPGDDPTPCSPAPDDTLDVGTDKGAGGAGADSEDTEVVDGKHQRDTSRAWRNRMPPQRLALVMGSVAAVTMGALTSWLGFQTHQAHQASEQRQLFVQVGRQGALNLTTIDWQHADVDVKRILDSATGTFYDEFSQRSQPFIDVVNKVKSKSVGTITEAGLESHSRDTAQVLVAVSVKTTVGDGPEQEPRAWRMRVTVQKVGNDAKVADVEFVV from the coding sequence GTGAGCATGCACACCGCCGACGACCCCCCCGGCGACGATCCCACACCGTGCTCGCCTGCCCCTGATGACACCCTCGATGTCGGCACCGACAAGGGCGCTGGCGGTGCGGGCGCCGACAGCGAGGACACCGAAGTCGTCGACGGCAAACACCAGCGGGACACCTCTCGCGCCTGGCGCAACCGAATGCCGCCGCAGCGACTGGCGCTTGTGATGGGATCGGTAGCAGCCGTGACGATGGGAGCACTGACCAGTTGGCTTGGCTTCCAGACCCACCAAGCGCATCAGGCATCCGAACAACGTCAGCTATTCGTGCAGGTCGGACGGCAAGGCGCACTGAATCTAACCACGATCGACTGGCAGCACGCCGACGTCGATGTCAAGCGCATTCTCGACTCGGCTACCGGCACGTTCTACGACGAGTTCTCCCAGCGGTCACAGCCGTTCATCGACGTGGTCAACAAAGTAAAGTCGAAATCGGTGGGCACCATTACCGAGGCCGGCTTGGAATCGCATTCCCGTGACACGGCCCAGGTGCTGGTCGCAGTCAGCGTGAAGACCACGGTCGGCGATGGGCCCGAACAGGAACCCCGAGCATGGCGAATGCGCGTCACGGTGCAGAAAGTCGGCAACGATGCGAAGGTCGCCGACGTGGAGTTCGTGGTATGA
- a CDS encoding epoxide hydrolase family protein has translation MRPFSIHVADDVLDDLRTRLSRTRWPEAECVPDWTQGIPLGYTRELAAYWADGYDWRSREAALNRFDQFVVEIHGVDIHFIHQRSPHQEAFPLVITHGWPGSIVEFHNVIEPLTNPTAHGGRAEDAFHVVCPALPGYGFSGKPTNAGWGVGKIAQAWETLMLRLGYQRYGAQGGDWGAAITTQMGRNRGHCAAIHLNMPIAYPPAGGITDPTEEEQLALAALTTYQRWETGYSEQQSTRPQTVGYGLADSPVGQMAWIVEKFAAWMDCDGHPENVLSRDELLDNVMMYWATNSGSSSARLYWESFKTLDATTRVELPTGIAAFPKEVLPAPRSWCEPIYNITHWTTMPRGGHFAALEQPRLFVDDIRAFFESVR, from the coding sequence GTGAGACCATTTAGCATCCACGTCGCCGATGACGTTCTCGACGATCTACGAACGCGTCTTTCGCGGACCCGTTGGCCGGAAGCCGAATGTGTACCGGACTGGACCCAGGGCATCCCGCTCGGGTACACCCGCGAACTGGCCGCCTATTGGGCCGACGGATACGACTGGCGGTCCCGTGAAGCCGCCCTCAACCGATTCGATCAGTTCGTCGTCGAAATCCACGGCGTGGACATCCATTTCATCCACCAGCGATCTCCGCACCAAGAGGCTTTTCCGCTGGTGATCACCCACGGCTGGCCCGGCTCGATCGTGGAGTTTCACAACGTGATCGAGCCGCTGACCAACCCGACTGCCCACGGGGGACGGGCCGAGGACGCCTTCCACGTGGTGTGCCCGGCGCTTCCGGGCTACGGTTTCTCCGGCAAGCCCACCAACGCCGGCTGGGGTGTCGGGAAGATCGCGCAGGCCTGGGAGACGCTCATGCTGCGCCTTGGCTACCAGCGCTACGGCGCCCAGGGCGGCGACTGGGGCGCAGCGATCACCACACAAATGGGCCGCAACCGCGGCCACTGCGCCGCCATCCATCTGAATATGCCGATCGCTTACCCTCCAGCGGGCGGCATCACCGATCCGACCGAGGAAGAACAGCTGGCCCTGGCCGCCCTGACGACTTATCAGCGTTGGGAGACAGGCTATTCCGAGCAGCAGTCCACCCGGCCTCAGACCGTCGGCTACGGACTGGCCGATTCGCCGGTCGGCCAGATGGCCTGGATCGTCGAGAAATTCGCAGCGTGGATGGACTGCGACGGCCATCCCGAGAACGTGCTCAGCCGCGATGAGCTCCTCGACAACGTCATGATGTACTGGGCTACCAATAGTGGCTCCTCCTCGGCCCGGTTGTACTGGGAGAGCTTCAAGACCCTGGACGCGACAACTCGTGTGGAATTGCCCACTGGTATTGCTGCCTTCCCCAAGGAGGTCCTGCCCGCACCGCGAAGTTGGTGCGAACCGATCTACAACATCACCCATTGGACGACCATGCCGCGCGGCGGGCACTTCGCCGCTCTGGAACAACCGAGGCTCTTCGTCGACGACATCCGCGCATTCTTCGAATCCGTGCGGTGA
- a CDS encoding MCE family protein, with protein MTNSRTKLGLAIILVSLVVGGAIAVTRAAHELDRVHVVAYFDNSNGVFVGDDVRIKGVRVGRIEAIEPQPTQVRITFWFDAKYPVPADAKAVILSPTLVTSRAIQLTPGYTGGPTLQNNATIPRARTAVPVEFDEFRQQLERLTALLQPTEPGEVSTLGSLVNTAADNLRGQGPAIRDAIIRLSQSVSALADHSPDIFTSVRNLSTLVSALQDSTVLIRQLNQNLASVTGLLANEPTEVGDAVKNLNDVVGEVTAFVAANRDTIGATSDKLTSVSQALTDSTDDIEQLLHIAPTTLSNAANLYQSAQGTLTGALNVANFSDPITFLCGAVQAASRLNNEQSAKLCVQYLAPIIKNRQYNFPPIGVNPFVGATVRPNEVTYSEDWMRPDYVPPQPTLPAATGADPDAPPPLTGPTLPAEAPVPIPDPSNRQTDPAAGLPGMMIPHGGGS; from the coding sequence ATGACGAACTCTCGGACCAAACTCGGATTGGCAATCATTTTGGTCAGCCTCGTCGTGGGCGGCGCGATTGCGGTGACACGCGCGGCACACGAGCTCGATCGTGTTCACGTCGTCGCCTACTTCGACAACAGCAACGGTGTGTTCGTCGGCGACGACGTCCGCATCAAGGGCGTCCGCGTCGGCAGGATCGAGGCCATCGAACCGCAACCCACACAGGTCAGAATCACCTTCTGGTTCGACGCGAAATACCCGGTGCCCGCCGACGCCAAAGCCGTGATCTTATCCCCGACACTGGTCACGTCCCGCGCCATCCAATTAACCCCGGGCTACACTGGTGGCCCGACGCTGCAGAACAACGCGACCATCCCCCGGGCGCGCACCGCTGTTCCGGTGGAGTTCGACGAATTCCGCCAACAGCTCGAACGGCTGACCGCTTTGCTGCAGCCCACCGAGCCGGGCGAAGTGAGCACGCTGGGCTCCCTGGTGAACACCGCCGCCGACAACTTGCGCGGTCAGGGTCCGGCGATCCGCGACGCCATCATCAGGCTGTCCCAATCGGTGTCCGCGCTCGCCGATCACAGCCCGGACATCTTCACCAGCGTCAGAAACCTGTCGACACTGGTCTCGGCGCTGCAGGACAGCACCGTCCTGATACGTCAGCTGAATCAGAACCTTGCGTCGGTCACCGGGCTTTTGGCCAACGAGCCCACCGAAGTCGGGGACGCGGTGAAAAACCTCAATGACGTGGTGGGCGAGGTGACCGCGTTCGTCGCCGCAAACCGCGACACGATCGGCGCCACCTCGGACAAGTTGACGTCGGTTTCACAGGCGCTGACAGACAGCACCGACGACATCGAACAGCTGCTGCACATCGCGCCGACGACGCTGTCTAACGCCGCCAACCTCTACCAGTCCGCCCAGGGCACGCTCACCGGAGCTCTTAATGTCGCCAACTTCTCCGATCCGATCACCTTTTTGTGCGGCGCAGTGCAGGCCGCCTCGCGACTGAACAACGAGCAGTCGGCGAAATTATGTGTGCAGTACTTGGCGCCGATCATCAAGAACCGCCAATACAACTTCCCGCCGATCGGGGTCAACCCCTTCGTCGGTGCGACTGTTCGACCGAATGAAGTCACCTACAGCGAGGATTGGATGCGCCCGGACTACGTTCCGCCGCAGCCGACGCTGCCGGCCGCGACCGGCGCCGACCCGGACGCGCCGCCACCGCTTACCGGGCCGACGCTGCCCGCCGAAGCTCCGGTGCCGATTCCGGACCCGTCGAATCGGCAGACCGATCCGGCCGCCGGGTTGCCCGGCATGATGATTCCGCACGGGGGCGGTTCATGA
- a CDS encoding MCE family protein translates to MYLSKRVRLQLAIFAMVTVVAGGSMAFAYLRLPSLLFGVGRYQVTMKLQDAASLYRDANVTYRGTTVGRVSDVRLSDAGVDAMLSLQSDTKIPADLDAHVGSHTAVGELFVDLVPRSGDGAPLKNGDVIPADRTSVPPDINALLRAVNTGVQAIPRDNLTTVIDESYIAFGGLGPDLARLTRGATTLAIDTRNNLPALTTLIDDAKPILDAQTETSDSIQTWASNLAQVTNQLQLQDESVQGLLVNGPPAADQVRQLFERVQPTLPILLANLVSLGQVALTYQPNLEQILALYPIEIAGLQGAALANRNTKQDYKGLFLSFNLNLNVPPPCRTGYLPAQQQRAPSEVDYPPKPPGDLYCRIPQESGLTNVRGARNLPCVTRPGKRAPTVKMCESDENYVPLNEGTNWKGDPNATLSGQPVPQPPPDPPPPVPVTAPIAVAEYDPSTGSYIGPDGKQYRQADLGQNAVGQHTWQDMLLPPKDGKP, encoded by the coding sequence ATGTACCTGAGCAAACGAGTCCGGCTGCAACTGGCCATCTTCGCCATGGTGACCGTGGTGGCCGGTGGAAGCATGGCCTTCGCCTATCTTCGGCTGCCAAGCCTGCTCTTCGGTGTCGGCCGCTACCAAGTCACCATGAAGCTTCAGGACGCAGCAAGCCTGTACCGCGACGCCAACGTCACCTACCGGGGCACAACGGTGGGCCGGGTCTCAGACGTCCGCCTCAGCGACGCCGGGGTCGACGCCATGCTGTCGCTGCAATCGGACACCAAGATCCCAGCAGACCTCGATGCCCACGTGGGCAGCCACACCGCGGTCGGCGAGTTGTTCGTCGACCTCGTGCCGCGAAGCGGTGACGGTGCGCCGCTGAAGAACGGCGACGTCATCCCGGCCGACCGCACCTCGGTGCCCCCCGACATCAACGCCTTGCTACGCGCGGTCAACACCGGTGTTCAGGCGATCCCCCGCGACAACCTCACGACGGTCATCGACGAGTCCTACATCGCTTTCGGCGGCCTGGGTCCCGACCTGGCCCGGCTGACGCGGGGCGCCACCACGCTGGCCATCGACACGCGCAACAACCTACCCGCCCTGACCACCCTCATCGACGACGCCAAACCCATCCTCGACGCCCAAACCGAAACCTCCGATTCCATCCAGACCTGGGCGAGCAACCTCGCTCAAGTCACCAATCAGCTGCAGCTGCAGGATGAATCGGTGCAGGGCTTACTGGTCAACGGACCCCCCGCCGCAGACCAGGTACGTCAGCTCTTCGAACGGGTACAGCCCACCCTGCCCATCCTGCTGGCCAATCTCGTCAGCCTCGGGCAGGTGGCGCTGACCTATCAACCCAACCTCGAGCAGATCCTCGCCCTGTATCCGATCGAGATCGCCGGCCTCCAGGGTGCCGCGCTGGCCAACCGGAACACCAAACAGGACTACAAAGGCCTGTTCCTGTCGTTCAACCTGAACCTCAATGTGCCGCCGCCGTGCAGAACGGGATACCTACCTGCCCAACAACAACGCGCACCGTCTGAAGTGGATTATCCACCGAAGCCGCCAGGTGACTTGTACTGTCGGATCCCGCAGGAGTCCGGCCTCACGAACGTCCGCGGGGCCCGCAACCTGCCGTGTGTGACTCGGCCGGGGAAGCGCGCGCCGACGGTGAAGATGTGCGAGAGCGACGAGAACTACGTACCGCTCAATGAGGGCACCAACTGGAAAGGTGATCCGAACGCGACGCTGTCCGGTCAGCCGGTTCCGCAGCCGCCGCCAGACCCGCCCCCCCCTGTGCCGGTGACCGCCCCGATTGCGGTCGCCGAGTACGACCCGAGCACCGGCAGCTACATCGGACCTGATGGCAAACAGTACAGGCAAGCGGATTTGGGCCAGAATGCTGTCGGGCAGCACACCTGGCAGGACATGCTGCTTCCGCCAAAGGACGGTAAACCGTGA
- a CDS encoding MCE family protein — MTNKMSAVLWRLGIFVVVCALGAFALIAVFAQLRFEREQRYTAVFANVSGLTSGDFVRIAGVEVGKVRTLTVRDDSTVAVEFGADDSVVLTDGSRAVIKYDNLIGDRYLAIEEGAGGTTKLRPGDAIPLDRTAPALDLDAVIGGFRPLLNALDPTQVNTLTSQLIAAFQGQGATIGSILAQTAALTNTLADRDELIGQTIVNLNVVLGSLAGHSDQFGKAIDSLSQLVHGLQARKQDISNGVAYANEAARSIADLLAQARPPLQKTVHETDRTATAVLADRDYFDNLLNTLPDTYRVMLRQGLYGNYFTFYLCDLLLKVNGKGGQPVYIKLVEQSSGRCTPQ, encoded by the coding sequence GTGACCAATAAGATGTCGGCCGTCTTGTGGCGCCTCGGAATCTTCGTGGTCGTGTGCGCTCTGGGTGCCTTCGCCCTCATCGCCGTCTTCGCGCAGCTGCGCTTCGAGCGCGAACAGCGCTACACCGCTGTGTTCGCGAATGTCAGCGGACTGACGAGCGGCGACTTTGTCCGCATCGCCGGTGTCGAGGTCGGCAAGGTCAGAACCCTCACTGTCCGGGATGATTCCACCGTGGCGGTCGAGTTCGGGGCCGACGACTCGGTGGTACTCACCGACGGCAGCCGCGCTGTCATCAAATACGACAACCTGATCGGCGACCGTTACCTGGCGATCGAGGAAGGCGCGGGCGGAACCACGAAACTGCGGCCCGGCGACGCAATCCCGTTGGACCGCACCGCGCCGGCACTGGATCTCGACGCCGTGATCGGGGGCTTCCGGCCTCTGCTGAACGCGCTAGACCCCACCCAAGTCAACACCCTCACCAGCCAGCTCATCGCAGCCTTTCAGGGGCAAGGCGCCACGATCGGTTCCATACTGGCTCAGACCGCAGCGCTAACGAACACCCTGGCCGACCGGGACGAGCTCATCGGGCAAACCATCGTCAACTTGAACGTGGTGTTGGGATCGCTGGCCGGGCACAGCGACCAGTTCGGCAAGGCCATCGACTCACTGTCGCAGCTCGTGCACGGACTTCAAGCCCGTAAACAGGACATTAGCAACGGAGTGGCCTACGCCAACGAGGCCGCCCGCTCGATCGCCGACCTTCTCGCCCAAGCACGACCACCGCTGCAGAAAACGGTCCATGAAACCGATCGCACCGCGACCGCTGTGCTCGCCGATCGCGACTATTTCGACAACCTCCTGAACACCCTGCCCGACACATATCGGGTAATGCTCCGGCAAGGTCTCTACGGCAACTACTTCACCTTCTACCTGTGCGATCTGCTGCTGAAAGTCAATGGGAAGGGTGGGCAGCCGGTGTACATCAAACTGGTCGAACAATCCAGCGGTAGGTGCACGCCCCAATGA